The nucleotide window AACAATCATGTCAGGCTGGATCCTGTAAGTTGTCCTTGGGTTTCAATATGGCAATCGAACCATTTGTTGATCTGTCTATGTTTTGTTTTGACTGTTAGCATACCCTCGGTGCTGGTACCGCTGATCATTGTGGGTGCAGTAGCATCGCGTTTCTTTGGCGCCAACAAACAGAGTGGCTACACGGGCAAATACGACCCCAAGACAGGACTTGGCCGAGGTGCTCCTGGCTTTCAAACAGGCGTTAAGCGTATGGCGGTGACACCAGAGATTGCTGCAAGGATGCGAGCAGGAGAGCAAGTGTCAGCCGAAGAGATCGAAGCAGCCATCGCAAAAGCACAGTCGGCGAATCAAGCCAATTCGACGGCGGTACGTAACCCTAACGTTGATCAGGACTGGCTGCCACAAGGTAGAAGCAGTCCTGCTGGCAAGAAGGGTAATAAGAGACGCTGATCTCCTGCCAGCGTTGCAGAGACTCGGCTGGATCTATTCAAATAAACTTGTACTCTGGACAGCTCTTCAACACGCACTTGATGAGGCAAGGTCATGTATGGCACCGAGGGTATGTTTGTTGCGTTTCGGGAAAAAGAAGAGCACTAAGAATGTCTAGGCTTGACAAGATCTTCAGGCCCAAAGCTCATGGGCAGCAGGTAATCAAGTGTGACCACTTGGACGTTGGGTTCGTTGAGCTCTTTGCCATGCTGATCCTGAATTGTGGCCTGTATGGTTTGTGCAGCATTCGCTCTACTCCAATTGCATCCGACCATGAGAATACGAGCTTCGAGGCTGCAGTGTTCGCGAATCACCTGTCTGCAGATACCACACGGACTGCAGCTGCCCTCCAGGTCActtgcaacagcaaccGCGATAATGTCGCCGCGTTGAATTCTGCGTGCCGAGTTCTGTTCTGTCacgtcgagctgatcgGATCGGATGAGTGCCTTTGCGAGAGCAGTGCGTTCTGCACAGACTGTGCCTCCGTACGACGCGTTCTCGTAGTTTGCGCCGAGGATTATTTCGCCCCATTTGGTGAGCAATGCGGCTCCTACGCGGAACTTGCTGACGAGTGTGTTGGCACGATGTTGAGGGAAACGTGGAACCAGCTAatcagcatcgtcgttcCGACACGTGCGATAGCGAATTGGAGCTGACTCACCTGTATGGAGAATAGGACAGCTTTCTCGCCTCCTGGGCGGCGTGAAGCAGGTCATGCTTCttgttggcgagcagctgcaagtCTTTTGGATCCATTGCAAAGGTGGTTGATATCGCtgacgaggtggaagagaaTTATCGATCGCTGCCAAGTGCGTGATTGCAGGGTCACAAGACATCCAAGTTCTTGACTTGTTCTGCCCGATGCACGGCCAACAGCGAGCCTCTCTCTAACTATCTGGATCTCGGCGTCTTCCGAGCTTCCGCAAACTGAAAACGGAAGGCATATACGATTAAGGGTCAAAGCTGAAGACAACAAAAGGGCCGtgcatcgtgaataatACAGCTAATcccgaatcgtgaatctgagCCATCCTTTGTCGCTCTCCCCGatttattcgtgattttgcCTGAATCGTGATGTGTCAGCTCACGCCCAGAATCATGAAGAAAGTCACATCAACTCGGAATTAACCCTGACTAAGTTACGTGAGAAGCGGATTAGCCGAAAGCTTTCATATACGCCGACGGTACATTTAAATTGCTCGTCGTATCA belongs to Mycosarcoma maydis chromosome 3, whole genome shotgun sequence and includes:
- a CDS encoding cytidine deaminase (related to CDD1 - cytidine deaminase), with the translated sequence MDPKDLQLLANKKHDLLHAAQEARKLSYSPYSKFRVGAALLTKWGEIILGANYENASYGGTVCAERTALAKALIRSDQLDVTEQNSARRIQRGDIIAVAVASDLEGSCSPCGICRQVIREHCSLEARILMVGCNWSRANAAQTIQATIQDQHGKELNEPNVQVVTLDYLLPMSFGPEDLVKPRHS